In the genome of Geotrypetes seraphini chromosome 16, aGeoSer1.1, whole genome shotgun sequence, one region contains:
- the LOC117349789 gene encoding vomeronasal type-2 receptor 26-like, whose product MVSGFDVLPSTLEPISYGVMNRPFNDRIEFPFFYRTVLNGYAQNQGLIQLLNFFGWNWVGILTSEDESDQRDSEELKREIIRSGNCVAFVEIMPVVFFLAVIPLKKITAAADNVSKSLAKVVIIYSSINLLPSLFCFYPDFRNIKGKMWFISVAISSLINFNRPGMIPACEPLSGSLAFTIAKEQIPGFKDFLYSINPSTFPEPSFLQPLWKEAFNCDPLSNVSNCTGKEMLSNLSHLQFDVDNFQFTYSLYTSIYVLAHALHNMYLVKSQHGGDLKLEFHPWQLNHYIKTVRFKTPGGREIFFDDKGNVPVYYDIVNLVQLQDGSLSSVKIGSFNQSAPEGHQLLLNSSAIFWNSYFDQTPSSVCSENCAPGYRKIALPMKPVCCFDCVPCSKGEFSNTTDAENCMRCPEDHWPNENHNDCLPRTIIFLSYEDPLGAVLASVAIFFSIISALVLGIFITFRDTPLVKANNRDLSYILLFSLMLTFLCSLVFIGQAGRVTCLLRQAAFGIIFTIAVSSVLAKAVTVVIAFSATKPSGKLSKWVGTRVSSYLVLLCSSGEIVICILWLLISPPFPEYDTKTVTGQMILQCNEGSTIAFYSVIGYIGFLAFLSFIVAFLVRKLPDCFNEAQFITFSMLVFCSVWVSFIPAYLSTKGKYMVAVEIFAILASSAGLLGCIFIPKCYIILLRPDLNTRMHLTGKQHLTKSK is encoded by the exons ATGGTCTCAGGCTTTGATGTTTTACCTTCTACTTTGGAGCCT aTCAGTTATGGAGTGATGAATCGACCTTTCAATGACCGAATTGAGTTCCCATTCTTTTATCGCACCGTCCTTAATGGTTATGCTCAAAATCAGGGTTTGATTCAGCTCCTGAATTTCTTtggatggaactgggtggggATTCTCACTTCAGAAGATGAGAGTGATCAGAGGGACAGTGAAGAACTGAAGAGGGAGATTATCAGGAGTGGCAACTGTGTAGCTTTTGTGGAAATTATGCCTGTGGTCTTTTTCCTTGCGGTGATACccttaaaaaaaattacagcagCTGCTGACAATGTCTCTAAGTCATTGGCCAAGGTGGTTATTATCTACAGCTCTATCAATTTATTGCCATCACTTTTTTGCTTCTATCCAGACTTTAGAAACATTAAAGGTAAAATGTGGTTCATCTCTGTTGCCATTTCTTCCCTTATAAACTTTAACAGACCAGGTATGATTCCAGCTTGCGAACCATTGAGTGGATCTCTGGCATTCACCATTGctaaagaacagattccaggaTTCAAAGATTTCCTCTACAGTATCAATCCATCCACATTCCCAGAACCCTCTTTCCTGCAGCCTCTCTGGAAGGAGGCATTCAACTGTGATCCATTGTCCAATGTATCCAATTGCACAGGAAAGGAGATGCTTTCTAATCTTTCACATTTGCAATTTGATGTGGATAATTTTCAGTTCACTTATAGCCTATACACCTCGATCTATGTCCTGGCCCATGCTTTGCACAACATGTACCTAGTCAAATCCCAACATGGAGGGGATCTGAAACTGGAATTCCATCCATGGCAG CTCAACCACTACATTAAAACGGTTCGCTTCAAAACCCCTGGTGGACGTGAGATCTTCTTTGATGACAAAGGAAATGTGCCCGTGTATTATGACATTGTAAACTTGGTCCAACTGCAGGATGGTTCCTTAAGCAGCGTCAAAATCGGAAGCTTCAATCAATCAGCTCCAGAGGGCCATCAGCTCTTACTGAACTCAAGTGCCATCTTCTGGAATTCATACTTTGACCAG ACCCCAAGCTCTGTGTGCTCTGAGAACTGTGCTCCTGGATATAGGAAAATTGCTTTACCCATGAAACCGGTCTGTTGCTTTGACTGTGTTCCTTGCTCGAAAGGAGAATTCTCCAACACAACAG ATGCAGAGAATTGCATGAGGTGCCCTGAAGATCATTGGCCAAATGAGAATCACAATGACTGTCTCCCAAGGACTATTATCTTCTTATCCTATGAAGATCCATTGGGTGCAGTTTTGGCTTCTGTTGCTATTTTCTTCTCCATAATTAGTGCCCTAGTGCTGGGAATCTTTATTACATTCAGGGACACACCTTTAGTGAAGGCAAACAATCGAGATCTCAGCTACatcctcctcttctccctcatGTTAACTTTCCTCTGCTCCTTGGTGTTCATTGGTCAAGCTGGTAGGGTGACCTGTCTTCTCAGACAAGCTGCTTTTGGGATCATTTTTACCATTGCTGTTTCCTCTGTACTGGCAAAAGCAGTTACAGTTGTCATTGCCTTCAGTGCTACCAAGCCGAGTGGCAAGTTAAGCAAGTGGGTAGGGACAAGAGTCTCAAGCTATCTagtccttctctgctcctctggtGAAATTGTGATATGCATTTTATGGCTgctcatctctcctcccttcccagagTATGACACAAAGACTGTAACTGGGCAGATGATATTACAGTGTAATGAAGGGTCCACCATTGCATTTTATAGTGTGATTGGGTACATTGGTTTTCTGGCTTTTCTAAGTTTCATCGTGGCTTTTCTCGTACGGAAGTTGCCTGACTGTTTCAATGAGGCCCAGTTTATCACTTTCAGCATGCTGGTGTTCTGCAGTGTCTGGGTGTCCTTCATCCCGGCCTACCTGAGCACCAAAGGCAAATACATGGTGGCCGTGGAGATATTTGCCATCCTGGCTTCCAGTGCTGGACTACTGGGCTGTATATTCATCCCCAAATGCTACATTATTCTTCTCAGACCTGACCTGAACACGAGGATGCACCTAACAGGGAAACAACATTTaaccaaaagcaaataa